One genomic region from Flammeovirga agarivorans encodes:
- a CDS encoding DUF1349 domain-containing protein — translation MKNLLIVLLLGFSQVVLSQNLNDMQWFNAPEKWEVDGSSLKMFVTPQSDYWRKTHYGFTIDDGPFYYAQRGGEFEVSVKITGEYRTRFDQMGLMIRVDEKHWIKTGIEYVDGVYNFSAVVTNDHSSWSVIALEGKPKSIWIKAIRRRDAVEIFYSLDGKKYQMSNLAYLPDHKPLMVGMMAASPDGNGFNATFDDFKITHLADERRLEWLENNKE, via the coding sequence ATGAAAAACTTATTGATAGTATTGCTATTGGGATTTTCTCAAGTAGTACTTTCCCAAAACCTAAATGATATGCAATGGTTTAATGCCCCAGAGAAATGGGAAGTAGATGGTTCCTCATTAAAAATGTTCGTTACCCCACAGTCAGATTACTGGAGAAAAACACATTATGGATTTACCATAGATGATGGTCCATTTTATTATGCACAACGCGGTGGAGAATTTGAGGTTTCTGTAAAAATCACAGGAGAATATAGAACTCGATTTGATCAAATGGGATTAATGATTCGAGTGGATGAAAAACATTGGATCAAGACAGGAATTGAATATGTTGATGGGGTGTATAATTTTAGTGCAGTAGTTACTAATGACCATTCTAGTTGGAGTGTTATCGCTTTAGAAGGTAAACCAAAATCAATTTGGATTAAAGCCATCAGACGAAGAGATGCTGTAGAAATTTTCTACTCTTTAGATGGGAAAAAATACCAAATGAGTAACCTAGCTTATCTTCCAGATCACAAACCTCTTATGGTAGGTATGATGGCAGCAAGCCCTGATGGTAATGGTTTTAATGCAACTTTCGATGACTTTAAAATCACGCACCTTGCGGATGAAAGAAGATTGGAATGGTTAGAAAATAACAAAGAATAA
- a CDS encoding dienelactone hydrolase family protein: MKSLYSDYPLPNLKTMKNALYFYLLVTFSFVAALLALHEPEKPKEPVLCHADIEAVHAFAAFTTQESFRNAHSMSRDLGDVSFNGAEITFDVADGKQGKGYYVASKKKSNKYIFVFHEWWGLNDYVRNESNRLSKELGNVNVIALDLYDGKVGTTREEAGKLMKACDPKRAASIIQGALAYVGKGAVIATIGWCFGGGWSLQAALQLQQQAKACVMYYGMPVKDVDRLASLNCDVLGIFGEKDKWINPEVVANFEDHMQEAKKNLEVKMYKADHAFANPSSDRYNEKDAKEANKVALAFLKQHLK; the protein is encoded by the coding sequence ATGAAGAGTTTATACTCTGATTATCCACTTCCAAACTTAAAGACAATGAAAAACGCACTCTATTTTTACCTTTTAGTCACTTTCAGTTTTGTTGCCGCTCTATTGGCTCTTCATGAACCAGAAAAACCTAAAGAACCCGTATTGTGCCATGCAGATATAGAAGCTGTACATGCTTTTGCAGCATTTACAACTCAAGAATCTTTCAGAAATGCTCATTCCATGTCAAGGGATTTAGGAGATGTTTCTTTTAATGGTGCTGAAATTACTTTTGATGTAGCAGATGGAAAACAAGGAAAAGGATATTATGTAGCGTCAAAGAAAAAGTCGAACAAGTATATTTTTGTATTTCATGAATGGTGGGGGTTAAATGATTATGTTAGAAATGAATCCAATCGTCTGTCCAAAGAATTGGGAAATGTCAATGTGATTGCACTAGACTTATATGATGGAAAAGTAGGTACTACAAGAGAAGAAGCTGGAAAATTGATGAAAGCCTGTGACCCCAAAAGGGCTGCATCGATTATTCAGGGAGCTTTAGCTTATGTAGGTAAAGGTGCAGTTATTGCCACTATTGGTTGGTGTTTTGGAGGAGGTTGGTCATTACAGGCGGCACTTCAATTACAACAACAAGCTAAAGCTTGTGTCATGTATTATGGTATGCCAGTAAAAGATGTTGATCGCCTTGCATCATTAAATTGTGATGTCTTAGGAATCTTTGGAGAAAAAGATAAATGGATTAATCCAGAGGTAGTGGCCAATTTTGAAGACCACATGCAAGAGGCAAAAAAGAACCTTGAAGTTAAGATGTATAAAGCAGATCATGCATTTGCGAATCCTTCTTCTGACAGGTATAATGAAAAAGATGCAAAAGAAGCTAACAAAGTAGCATTGGCATTTTTAAAACAACATTTGAAATAA
- a CDS encoding alpha/beta fold hydrolase, whose product MLAYTDSKENQTTLVLIHGYCETKNLWNDFIKIITPYFRVICIDLPGCGESPNITQATIELSDFADQIHQTLQSIGVQKYCMVGHSLGGYVTLAYAKKYTSYLNGIGLFHSTAFEDDEAKKEVRIKAAEFVREHGARAFVAPMIANLFDETNREQHRGIINRIIKEAEKEDVESIAKTSLAMRAREDSSELISALNIPVLFIVGKKDVAVPLTKSIEQCHLPKDAHVYFFENVGHMGMFEETTKCQQVILNFLTYCSNR is encoded by the coding sequence ATGTTAGCGTATACTGATAGTAAAGAAAATCAAACTACTCTAGTACTCATCCATGGCTACTGTGAGACTAAAAATTTATGGAACGATTTTATTAAAATAATCACTCCCTACTTCCGAGTAATCTGTATTGATCTTCCTGGATGTGGAGAAAGTCCTAACATTACACAAGCGACTATAGAGTTATCTGATTTTGCAGATCAAATTCATCAAACACTACAAAGCATTGGTGTTCAAAAATATTGTATGGTGGGGCACTCATTGGGTGGGTATGTCACTTTAGCTTACGCTAAGAAATACACTTCCTATCTCAATGGTATTGGACTTTTCCATTCAACAGCATTTGAAGATGATGAAGCAAAAAAAGAAGTAAGAATAAAAGCTGCAGAATTTGTAAGAGAACATGGTGCTAGAGCTTTTGTTGCTCCAATGATTGCCAATCTATTTGATGAAACAAATAGAGAACAGCATAGAGGCATTATTAATAGAATTATCAAAGAAGCAGAAAAAGAGGATGTCGAAAGTATAGCAAAAACCTCTTTGGCAATGAGAGCAAGAGAAGACAGTAGTGAACTTATTAGTGCTCTCAACATCCCTGTACTATTTATCGTCGGTAAAAAAGATGTTGCTGTTCCTCTTACTAAAAGTATAGAACAATGTCATCTGCCAAAAGATGCCCATGTTTATTTCTTCGAAAATGTTGGCCATATGGGAATGTTTGAAGAAACAACTAAGTGCCAACAGGTAATTTTAAACTTTCTTACCTATTGCAGTAATCGATAA
- the trxA gene encoding thioredoxin has protein sequence MNKIQNIDQYNELISQGQPLLLDFYADWCGPCQALLPTVEKLSDEYQGKVGIHKVNIEEVPELATLHKVRSIPNLVFIKDQEVVNTHVGLTGEKELRNQLDVLVS, from the coding sequence ATGAATAAAATCCAGAACATCGATCAATACAATGAGTTGATCAGCCAAGGTCAACCTCTATTACTAGATTTCTACGCAGATTGGTGTGGACCTTGTCAGGCATTATTGCCAACAGTTGAGAAACTTTCTGATGAATACCAAGGTAAAGTGGGTATCCACAAGGTAAACATCGAAGAAGTACCAGAACTTGCTACACTACATAAAGTAAGAAGTATCCCTAATTTAGTATTTATCAAAGATCAAGAAGTGGTAAATACACATGTTGGCTTAACAGGAGAAAAAGAATTAAGAAATCAGCTAGACGTTTTAGTCAGCTAA
- a CDS encoding helix-turn-helix domain-containing protein, translated as MKFLKTTGEYLEIQNFDITSDQTNLFENSEEKLTLIWFTENDNYLTIDGRRYTFMANEIVFLTEFHQIENIRLNKGKILRFNRPFYCILHHETDVGCKGILFFGASSLPKINLTNTDGETLKSLWQVFEHEMKSSDEHQLEMLQMLLKRLLILCTRIMKRQTDLSTIEEDKMTIVKEFNFLVEQHFREKKSVAEYAELLHKSPKTLSNVFKLLGQKKPLQFIQERVLLEARRQIIYTEKSISEIAYELGYEDLQAFSRFFKKTEGSSPSEYRALHTKKVS; from the coding sequence ATGAAGTTTTTAAAAACAACCGGTGAATACCTAGAAATCCAGAATTTTGATATCACATCAGACCAAACTAACTTATTCGAAAACTCAGAAGAGAAGCTTACACTAATTTGGTTTACTGAAAACGATAACTACTTAACTATTGATGGCCGTAGATATACGTTCATGGCCAATGAAATTGTTTTCCTTACAGAGTTTCATCAAATAGAAAATATTCGATTAAACAAAGGAAAAATCTTACGGTTCAACAGACCATTTTACTGTATTTTACACCACGAAACTGATGTAGGATGTAAGGGTATCTTATTTTTTGGGGCATCAAGTCTTCCAAAAATAAACCTCACCAATACTGATGGTGAAACACTTAAGTCTCTTTGGCAAGTATTCGAACACGAGATGAAATCTTCTGATGAACATCAACTAGAGATGTTACAGATGCTTCTAAAACGCCTTCTAATACTCTGCACAAGAATCATGAAGAGACAAACAGATTTATCCACTATAGAAGAAGATAAGATGACCATTGTAAAAGAATTTAATTTCTTAGTAGAACAACACTTTAGAGAAAAGAAATCAGTAGCAGAATATGCTGAATTGCTTCATAAATCTCCCAAGACACTTTCTAATGTATTCAAGTTATTAGGGCAAAAAAAACCACTACAATTTATACAAGAGAGAGTATTACTGGAAGCCAGAAGACAGATTATATATACAGAGAAGTCTATTTCAGAAATCGCTTATGAATTGGGGTATGAAGACCTACAAGCATTCAGTAGATTCTTTAAGAAAACAGAAGGGAGTAGTCCTAGTGAGTATAGGGCACTACATACAAAAAAAGTCAGTTGA
- a CDS encoding tetratricopeptide repeat protein, producing MKEKNKNVEKGNTQDEHKEFEVFESAEVLQEHIIETQGFLDKNKNLVLGAIGAVVAVIAGYFLYGLNIENQNKKAQADLSPAVFYFEKDSLGKALNGDGNLTGGFLQIADEYSGTKAANLANYYAGVSYMRMGEFGKAISHLEKFSSDDELVQGRAYALIGDAYVQQEQFGSAISSYKDAVAYKPNKEFTPAYLMKLAYAYEANGDQANALETYNKVANEYAKSQEANDAKKFAAMMSVK from the coding sequence ATGAAAGAGAAAAACAAAAACGTAGAGAAAGGTAATACTCAAGATGAACACAAGGAGTTTGAGGTATTTGAGAGTGCAGAGGTATTACAAGAACACATTATTGAAACTCAAGGTTTCCTAGATAAAAATAAAAACTTAGTACTTGGTGCTATTGGAGCTGTTGTAGCTGTAATCGCTGGTTACTTCTTATATGGTTTAAACATTGAAAACCAAAACAAGAAAGCTCAAGCAGATTTATCTCCTGCAGTTTTCTATTTTGAGAAAGACTCTTTAGGTAAGGCACTTAACGGTGACGGTAACTTAACTGGTGGTTTCTTACAAATCGCAGATGAGTATAGCGGAACTAAAGCTGCTAATCTTGCTAACTACTATGCTGGTGTTTCTTATATGAGAATGGGCGAGTTTGGTAAAGCAATCTCACATTTAGAAAAATTCTCTTCTGATGATGAGTTGGTACAAGGTAGAGCATATGCTTTAATTGGTGATGCTTATGTACAACAAGAGCAATTTGGTAGTGCTATCTCTTCTTACAAAGATGCTGTAGCTTACAAGCCAAATAAAGAATTTACTCCTGCTTACTTGATGAAGTTAGCGTATGCTTATGAAGCAAACGGTGACCAAGCAAACGCTTTAGAAACTTACAACAAAGTAGCTAATGAGTATGCTAAATCTCAAGAAGCTAATGATGCTAAGAAATTTGCAGCAATGATGTCTGTAAAATAA
- the pdhA gene encoding pyruvate dehydrogenase (acetyl-transferring) E1 component subunit alpha, producing MSQEEKVLKEERAFSKEQYWEWYENMLLVRRFEEKTAQLYGQQKIRGFCHLYIGQEACAAGQVSALTKDDIYITAYRDHAHPIMLGTDPGAVMAEMYGRSTGTTKGKGGSMHIFDKSVNFAGGHGIVGAQIPMGAGLGFAEKYKGTKNLCVTMFGDGAIRQGAMHEAFNMAMAWKLPVIFIVENNGYAMGTSVERTSNVTHLYELGAAYDIPSRPVDGMTVEEVHIAMEEAAAHIRAGKGPYFLEFRTYRYKGHSMSDPAKYRTKEEVAEYKAQDPIEKVKQTILKNKWATEEELKEFDKKLKARVLEAVKFAEESPYPEKSEAYTDVYVEENYPFLDS from the coding sequence ATGTCTCAAGAAGAAAAAGTACTGAAAGAAGAACGTGCATTCTCCAAAGAACAATATTGGGAATGGTATGAGAACATGTTATTAGTTAGACGTTTTGAAGAGAAAACGGCTCAACTATACGGTCAGCAAAAAATCAGAGGTTTCTGTCACTTATATATCGGACAAGAAGCTTGTGCAGCTGGTCAAGTTTCAGCGTTAACAAAAGATGATATCTATATTACAGCATATCGTGACCACGCGCATCCAATTATGTTGGGTACGGATCCAGGTGCGGTGATGGCTGAAATGTATGGTAGATCTACAGGTACAACTAAAGGTAAAGGTGGTTCAATGCACATTTTCGATAAATCTGTGAACTTCGCAGGTGGTCACGGTATCGTAGGTGCTCAAATCCCAATGGGTGCAGGACTTGGCTTTGCTGAGAAATATAAAGGAACTAAAAACCTTTGTGTAACTATGTTTGGTGATGGTGCAATCCGTCAGGGTGCAATGCACGAAGCCTTCAACATGGCGATGGCTTGGAAATTACCAGTTATCTTTATTGTAGAGAACAATGGTTATGCAATGGGTACTTCAGTAGAGCGTACATCAAATGTAACTCACTTATATGAATTAGGTGCTGCTTATGATATCCCATCTCGTCCAGTAGACGGTATGACGGTAGAAGAAGTACACATCGCAATGGAAGAGGCTGCTGCTCATATCCGTGCAGGTAAAGGTCCTTACTTCTTAGAGTTTAGAACTTATCGTTATAAAGGTCACTCAATGTCTGACCCTGCTAAATACCGTACTAAAGAGGAAGTAGCAGAGTACAAGGCTCAAGACCCTATCGAGAAAGTAAAACAAACGATCTTGAAGAATAAGTGGGCAACTGAAGAAGAATTGAAAGAATTCGATAAGAAGTTGAAAGCGCGAGTATTAGAAGCTGTAAAATTTGCTGAAGAATCTCCATATCCTGAAAAATCAGAAGCTTACACTGACGTTTATGTTGAAGAAAATTACCCTTTCTTAGATTCATAA
- a CDS encoding RNA polymerase sigma factor yields the protein MKFEEIYQNYWQKVFRLAMGYVNDHDLAKDLTQDVFIIVYQKLSTFNKQSSIGTWIFRIASNTCLRSVEKRQKHQTTELPQDLSAPENQFEDNDQIKFLYQCISTLSEIDRLIISLELEEVPQNEIAEIVGLSNGNVRTKIHRIKEKLNKKMSRYEYSRS from the coding sequence ATGAAATTTGAAGAAATATATCAGAACTATTGGCAAAAAGTCTTTCGACTAGCAATGGGATATGTCAATGATCATGACCTTGCTAAAGATCTGACACAAGATGTTTTCATTATTGTGTACCAAAAGCTCTCTACTTTCAATAAACAATCAAGTATTGGAACTTGGATATTCAGAATTGCCTCAAATACTTGTTTACGTTCAGTAGAAAAAAGACAAAAGCACCAAACAACTGAATTACCTCAAGATTTGTCTGCTCCAGAAAATCAATTTGAAGACAATGATCAGATAAAGTTTCTCTACCAATGTATCTCAACATTATCTGAAATTGATAGACTGATTATCTCTTTAGAACTCGAGGAGGTTCCACAAAATGAAATTGCTGAAATCGTAGGATTATCGAATGGAAATGTTCGAACTAAAATCCATAGAATAAAAGAAAAATTAAATAAAAAAATGTCGCGTTATGAGTACTCTAGATCTTAA
- a CDS encoding GlmU family protein: MNIILFDNPLARVQLLPFTFIRPIADIRVGIFKIHEKWEQAFDNSKISFLTEEYLQGKFTLNHDTSDQYYINGSLCPNKPLIQRIENLKEGQGLVCGDDLLVLHTSHQFNKMTDEPGDFEKIEVPADEVVLIKHPWEIFTHNREQIMLDFEVVTRGRVSHHIEDPHTVVYGRANIFVEEGVEVRASILNAQKGPIYIGKNAVIEEGVIIQGTCAIGEGTRINMGAKIREDCSFGPHCKIGGEINNSVVFGYSNKAHDGYLGNSVVGEWCNLGADTNNSNLKNNYGPVRIWSYSDRKYVSTGQQFCGMMMADYCKAGINTMFNTGTVVGVSAHIFGGGFPPKHIPSFAWGAIDSNDVANLDKMIEIAERVFARRKADFTIHDRQILEKVFELSEFDRK; encoded by the coding sequence ATGAATATCATATTATTCGATAACCCTTTAGCAAGGGTACAATTGCTCCCTTTTACTTTTATTAGACCCATAGCTGATATACGCGTAGGCATTTTTAAAATCCATGAAAAGTGGGAGCAAGCTTTTGATAATTCAAAGATTTCATTTCTAACAGAAGAGTACCTACAAGGGAAATTTACGTTAAATCACGATACATCAGACCAATATTATATCAATGGTTCTTTATGTCCTAATAAGCCTTTAATTCAACGTATTGAAAATTTAAAGGAAGGGCAGGGATTAGTTTGTGGAGACGATTTATTGGTCTTACATACTTCTCATCAGTTTAATAAAATGACTGATGAACCAGGTGATTTCGAAAAAATCGAAGTACCTGCTGATGAAGTAGTACTTATAAAACACCCTTGGGAGATTTTTACTCACAATAGGGAGCAGATTATGTTGGATTTTGAGGTGGTGACTAGAGGTAGAGTCAGTCATCATATCGAAGATCCACATACAGTTGTATATGGTAGAGCAAATATTTTTGTTGAAGAAGGAGTAGAAGTGAGAGCATCTATTCTAAACGCACAAAAAGGGCCTATTTATATAGGTAAAAATGCTGTTATTGAAGAAGGAGTGATTATTCAGGGTACTTGTGCAATCGGAGAAGGAACTCGTATTAACATGGGTGCAAAAATTCGAGAAGATTGTTCATTTGGACCGCATTGTAAAATTGGTGGAGAAATTAATAACTCTGTTGTTTTTGGTTATTCTAATAAGGCTCATGATGGTTACCTAGGCAATTCTGTAGTTGGTGAATGGTGTAACTTAGGAGCGGATACCAATAACTCTAACCTTAAAAATAACTATGGTCCGGTAAGAATCTGGAGTTATAGTGATCGTAAATATGTGAGTACAGGACAGCAATTCTGTGGTATGATGATGGCAGACTATTGTAAAGCAGGTATTAATACTATGTTTAATACAGGTACAGTAGTAGGAGTTTCAGCACATATTTTTGGAGGAGGTTTCCCTCCGAAACATATTCCATCTTTTGCATGGGGTGCTATTGATTCTAATGATGTAGCCAACCTTGATAAAATGATAGAAATTGCAGAACGTGTATTTGCAAGACGTAAGGCAGACTTTACTATTCATGATCGTCAAATTCTTGAGAAAGTATTTGAATTAAGTGAGTTTGACAGAAAGTAG
- a CDS encoding type B 50S ribosomal protein L31, whose translation MKKDIHPEFRPVVFHDLTSNEKFLIGSTVATSETIEFEGETYPLFKVEISSASHPFYTGKKAAISAAGRVDRFNKKYGKKK comes from the coding sequence ATGAAAAAAGACATTCATCCGGAGTTCAGACCAGTGGTTTTCCACGATTTGACTTCAAACGAAAAGTTCCTTATTGGATCAACAGTAGCTACATCTGAGACTATCGAATTCGAAGGTGAAACTTATCCTTTATTCAAAGTCGAGATTTCTTCTGCTTCTCACCCGTTCTACACTGGTAAGAAAGCTGCTATCTCTGCTGCTGGTCGTGTTGATAGATTCAACAAAAAATACGGAAAGAAGAAATAG
- a CDS encoding Crp/Fnr family transcriptional regulator, with translation MKLVQPTCALKAKGSQSLFSCLTPDQLEKVQQHTCQFYKKGQPIFQEESVPTGVFCISDGLVKVTKLGSNGKEQILRIAKPGDFVGYKSLIKGNRYRASAIAIEDSSICLIPKAIFMELLHENVAFYQQIVHLLCDEIDNAESKLTDIAYKPVRGRIAEALLLLDKAFEDKEQITLTREDLAGLVGTVKETAIRIISEFKHEKLIEINKRSIKIINPDGLVKISHLYD, from the coding sequence ATGAAATTGGTACAACCCACCTGTGCACTTAAAGCTAAGGGAAGCCAATCTTTGTTTTCTTGTCTTACACCTGATCAACTAGAAAAAGTTCAGCAACATACTTGTCAGTTCTACAAAAAAGGGCAACCTATTTTCCAAGAAGAGTCAGTACCAACTGGAGTTTTTTGTATCAGTGATGGACTAGTCAAAGTAACTAAGTTAGGAAGCAACGGTAAAGAACAAATTTTACGCATTGCTAAACCTGGCGATTTTGTTGGCTACAAATCCTTAATTAAGGGCAATCGATATCGTGCATCTGCGATAGCGATAGAAGATTCATCAATTTGTCTTATTCCTAAAGCGATTTTTATGGAGTTACTCCATGAGAATGTTGCTTTCTACCAGCAAATCGTTCATTTACTGTGTGATGAGATAGACAATGCTGAATCAAAACTTACTGATATCGCTTACAAACCTGTAAGAGGTAGAATTGCAGAAGCTTTGCTTCTATTAGACAAAGCTTTTGAGGACAAAGAACAAATAACCCTAACTAGAGAGGATCTTGCAGGCCTTGTAGGTACTGTGAAAGAAACCGCAATCAGAATTATTTCAGAGTTCAAACATGAGAAACTGATTGAAATCAACAAAAGAAGTATCAAAATAATTAATCCTGATGGCTTAGTAAAAATCAGTCATCTCTACGATTAA
- the glyA gene encoding serine hydroxymethyltransferase: MKKDDIIFDLIDREKERQISGIELIASENFASEQVRAAMGSVLTNKYAEGLPGKRYYGGCEVVDEVENLAIDRLKELFGAAWANVQPHSGAQANAAVMLAVLKPGDKILGFDLSHGGHLTHGSPVNFSGKLYKPTFYGVEKETGLIDFDKVVETARKEKPQLIIAGASAYSREWDYKKLRAVADEIGALLLADISHPSGLIAKGKLDDPIKHCHIVTTTTHKTLRGPRGGVIMMGEDFENPWGLKTPKGKTRMMSSLLDSGVFPGTQGGPLEHVIAAKAIAFGEALTPEYDAYVTQVQKNAQEMAKHFLAKGYEIISGGTDNHMMLIDLRSKNLTGKIAENTLIKADITINKNMVPFDDKSPFVTSGMRVGTAAVTTRGLKEADMGKIVDFIDRVLMNHENDAEIEKVKTEINEWMRQFPLFQW, encoded by the coding sequence ATGAAGAAGGATGATATCATCTTCGATCTAATAGATCGCGAAAAAGAAAGACAAATTTCAGGCATCGAGCTTATTGCCTCAGAAAACTTTGCTTCAGAGCAAGTGAGAGCAGCTATGGGCAGTGTATTAACAAACAAATACGCTGAAGGCTTGCCTGGCAAACGTTATTACGGTGGTTGTGAAGTAGTTGATGAGGTAGAAAACCTTGCTATCGACCGTCTAAAAGAACTATTTGGTGCGGCTTGGGCCAATGTTCAACCTCACTCTGGTGCACAAGCAAATGCAGCTGTTATGCTTGCTGTATTAAAGCCAGGTGATAAAATTTTAGGTTTTGACTTATCTCATGGTGGTCACCTAACACACGGTTCTCCTGTAAACTTCTCAGGAAAACTTTACAAGCCAACGTTCTATGGTGTAGAAAAAGAAACAGGATTAATCGACTTCGATAAAGTTGTTGAAACTGCTCGTAAAGAAAAGCCTCAATTAATTATTGCTGGTGCTTCTGCTTACTCTCGTGAGTGGGATTATAAAAAATTACGTGCCGTGGCAGACGAAATTGGAGCATTATTACTTGCTGATATTTCACACCCATCAGGTTTAATCGCTAAAGGTAAACTTGATGATCCTATCAAACACTGTCATATCGTAACTACTACAACTCACAAGACACTTCGTGGTCCAAGAGGTGGTGTTATCATGATGGGTGAGGATTTCGAAAACCCTTGGGGATTAAAAACTCCAAAAGGTAAAACACGTATGATGTCTTCTTTATTAGACTCTGGTGTATTCCCTGGTACTCAAGGTGGTCCTCTTGAGCATGTTATCGCAGCTAAAGCAATTGCTTTTGGTGAAGCTTTAACTCCTGAGTATGATGCATATGTAACTCAAGTTCAAAAGAACGCACAAGAAATGGCTAAGCACTTCCTAGCAAAAGGATATGAAATCATTTCTGGTGGTACTGATAACCATATGATGTTGATCGACTTACGTTCGAAAAACTTAACTGGTAAGATTGCTGAGAACACTTTAATCAAAGCGGATATCACAATCAATAAAAACATGGTTCCATTTGATGACAAATCACCATTTGTTACTTCTGGTATGCGTGTTGGTACTGCTGCCGTTACTACTCGTGGCTTAAAAGAAGCTGATATGGGTAAAATCGTTGACTTCATCGATCGTGTATTGATGAATCATGAAAATGATGCTGAAATTGAGAAAGTGAAAACTGAGATCAATGAGTGGATGCGTCAATTCCCATTATTTCAGTGGTAA